TCCTATGTTTAAGGATATGTAGGCGAGCTCGATATTAAAAACTCGACTGTACTCCAATAAACTCCCTCCTCTCATTCTCGAGCATTCTGGTCTCTCCATAATTTGACTCCATGATAGCTTTtgtattctttaaaaaaatcgtGCACCAAATCAAGCGCCCTAAATTACAAGTGGCCTAAATATAACCTAAGATATGTAGGAGACTCGATACCAGAGTTCGGccataatttttctaaaaatctgTACCAAACCTCCTCTCATAAAAAGGAACATCTAGACggtcaaaattgaatttgtcaattttctttgaccaGAATCTCTTTCATCGATCCTACTCAAAGAaagggacagctgttgacacccaattttgaccaacccATAACTATTTTTTGGATTGCTATCTTAATAAATaggcattttttaaaattatttctttattaaataaatatatttatatttagttttacccaataaattgtatattttgacattcgtaatttataatattatttctatttattaatattattactattatctttgttattttttattttttatttttatttatttatttataataataataagcttAATACGTTCAAATATTCTTACGtatctatttagtatatattatgtatgtgtgtgtattttctttatataaaaaaataaaaatagaaaatatattaactaagtctattttataattttcttattcatattaatatgtacatattacatatctattttaatacgcTTTATACACATGTGCATATAAAGTTATTGCTTAATTAAgttcattatatattttagttaactatattaattatagaTCCATTTTAGTACATACTCTACACAtacatacattatatatatacacatatatttacataatatatatatatatatatataagttgtcATTTTATGTACAAAATATTACTACTTGATAAAATTTaggattttacttattcaacatatatatattatagttaTTATTTACATAAGTAATCTATttaattttctctattttattttaagtgtaGTCTTCTTTACCCAATTTGTCAAAATTCTAGTCAAATAAGATTCAAATTCATCTCAATTATAGCCTATTATGAACCAAATGTGGTTATTTTAAAATCTTATTTCAAAAGACTTAATCACATCCACCCATTTCATCTCCATCAAATATCAAGATCCAATCTCAACCACTCATCAAAATCGATCAACGGTCCAAATCAAAAGGCCATTTATTTCCTATTTTAATCCCAAAAAGacccaaaaccctaaaactaattttattttCCCTTTTCCATCATAAAAAgacctcactctctctctaactCTCTCACcctatctctctctctacactctcttcatcttctccaaagagaAGACAAGACAAGTTGCCATCCTCACCATTCTCTTCCCTCATCTCTCAATCTCTCTCCTCTCACGCACCACTGAATACCTCTCTTCCATTCGTCTCCGGCGAGAGCTCCGACGAACCACGCCGAAAAAAGCCGTCAAGCCACCGGTAGACTAACAAGACGAGAGGTCGAAGACGGATCTTTACAAATCCGTCTTGGTATGGTTTCGTTTAActcttattttactatatatgttgtgttcttttagatctaaaagttcaaacttttttttatgattattgtgTATACGTTGGGTTGATTACATCTTATGTTTGGTGTTCTTGATAAGTTTTCTTACTTGGAAGATTTAGATCTTTCTCATGTTAGACTCtgtttattgattttattttcataacaaatgTTGGCTGATTGATTACTCTaaccattattgttattttcttgcTTATAAGATCCACATTGTTCACATGTTACTACATCACTTTAGTTCTTAGTTTTGCTCCAAATGATTTGATAAACTCAAGATTCAAAGATTTTTGTTCATTCATAATTGATTAAGATTGCAAAacatatttatgtttttttgtttatgtccatgttcatgtttatgtttatgtatatgttcatgttcatgttcatgttcatgttcatattcatgttcatgttcatgtccatgttcatgttcatattcatgttcatgttcatgttcttacattttaattatgttcatgtttatatttcttgtatttaattaaggtttttacagtagattattattatttgtcattgtctaaatgcatatcttttaatttgggtatttatttgattagctaattgataaccgatatttttattttcttgatttaggtTTGGAAAATGTTTAATATTTTACTAATCAGGCATaatttgttgattgaaatatttgactgttaagaaataattatagtaAGGTTTTGTAAAATTTGCTAGCATGTAATAAGTATTTTGACATTTATCACAATTAATCTTACCTCCCttgattaaatttgaaataaagttattaccccactactttaaataaagttattactcactactttaaataaagttattacctcactactttaaataaaattattattccaCTACATTAAAGTAAAGCATCTTTTGAGTATTTTTAGGAGCAAATCTTGAAAAGTTGTTTGTTTTTTtacctttgtttttttttaaaaaaaattgaattaaagagACTTGACAAGTTGTTTTTGTTGATTGAGATTATCTTTTACCTATCTATATAAAGACATAGATACACacataagaaaaagaaagacaGGGAGagttaagaaagaaaaaggagaagaaaaaaatatttttttactttatagtTTAATATCTCAAACAAAAACGAAAACAAAAGAAAGTTGCTTGCACACTTTAATATTCTAGTTCTAGTGTTTAGCATTGAGTTTCAGATTTCTATTTGCTTATTCTTCTAACtaaagtatccaggttagtttCGACTTTtcttatatgttggtttattattttattttgtttgtttgttcagttgaaatatatttataatcgTGATGTATCCCTATATTATTCGTATATTGCTTTGTATCTTCCTCGTAGTTTAGCAGGATTTGAATTTCAAAGTTTGAAACGCGAAGAGTTCGTTTGGGTCGAAGAAGCTACTACTTTTATGTCtctgtttattttttatttactattttttagtTGTAATAAGCTTGTAAAcgttatataataaaattatttgggGATTGcttaaggggggggggggattacGTGCTACCcgtattttcatttttcatcttAATTTGTGTGTATGCGCTATAAGAGTTttagattaatttaaaaaatatgattttaagtttattcCTATGGATACAtatttacttaattaaaatCGGTTTGAAACTAGTAAAATTAATCtaaatagctcattatcatgcgTAGCCTAACTATATGTGTTTATCCTTGTCTAGTTTGAAGTAAAGTCATGTTCTcatctttataaaaaataaaattttaatgattaGTTTATATTAGAATATATCTTTGATTAGAAAtcatacaaatataatttaattaaaattatataaaaatcatGCCTATCTAACTCAATTATGTTATGAGCATATTATGATTATAGAAATAATGCCAACATGTTTTCACATATTGTTAAATATCAATTCGTATATAAATGCTCAGaagataataaatatttttatgtcacATTATCAAGAAATCATGTTGCATAAGAtttattcaatatatttttagcATGCTAAAATTATTTAGAAATCGTGTCTATAAGACTTAATCAATATCTCTATGTTTTGTAAAACTATGTTTATAGGTTTAATAACAATTTTAGCATATCATTTAgatgcaaaaataaataaataaataaataatatattgttTCGTGTAGACATAATGCTTATGggttaattaatttttgcatattatgttatatagaaatcatgtatatagtatttatttaataattttcagcatgttaaacTTATGAGTAGAAATCTTGCCTATaagattttaataattatttatcatattatttccattaaatcatgcttataatatttaataatttttcagcatatcatttcatttatgAACCATGCCTACAGtatcttttttataaattttcaatatgtcataaaatataaatcttGTTCACTAAGGTCCttagttaataattaaagtTATCAATAATTTTATTACAAGTAGTCTAACAATTAAGATTActcttacataattaattagttaaattATGTCTCTACATTGTATTAGCTTTGTATTTGCACACACATATAATCATTAGGACCCTCACAATTTATCTGTATTTTCaagcatgttaattaattaaatcagaggcttacttgagattttatgtgctaactgctcgtcctatttgttttgtttaacgatgtgtctaattaaaAAACTTACATTTTCTTTTAGTCTAGAACTTATCCAGTTAGTAAATTCAATGCCTCTTGAATATTAAGTTGGGTCGATAGACACACTTTAGGACGTTAGTTCTTACTTCCTTCAGATAACTCtaggattataataacaaatgaatataggaggggtaggggtagataggcccttcGAAAATGATGGAAATCGACTCGAgcagaaaatgacaaaatactatatttttgtcttccgattaataagtcggcgctgatccgaagaatatgagtacaaaaaatatttctaccctattttttaaatactttcgtttgtatatatttggggtagtttatttattatttcgttTGCCTTttactattatttaattaattgatgatatttatttatcctgtgTTAATCGtttaatttaacttaattaaatccccTAAAGAGAGACCATTTTTGTTTCattatttcttctttatttaatcattttactAAGTCAATCATTCTTATaaattatcttaaatattttaaaatttatatttttctcaaaatggtttaatactttaattattgttaaaacacattttcccaaagttagtcaaataattttcaaatcattgGATAACCCCATGTtggcggctattttaagtgctaaaaccttcttaaaatagtaatatgaacctcgtacttttttttctaaatttttaagacttaaatctgttagggtcttttaaattaagttttcttaatttctttaaaaaattaagtggcgactcctctttaattaaaattgattttttctctaaaagttgaaattaattttaagtcccgtccatttttcgacataacaaatGTATTAAGTTAAAATGGGCTAAAAAGAGAATAATAATTCAACTTATCCAATTCTTatttagttttaatttatttatttggtctattatatttttttaagtatcTATTCTTTTTATTGTGACTATAGGATATATTACATTtgaaaaaatgacatttagagTTGATATACTTATTGTTATAAAAGTGGCTCGTATATACTCCTATGTTTACACAAATGACTCACATATATCATTTTCCTTTAAcagaagtgaaaaaaatatttttaaatttaacttttattaaaaaatattcatgtagGGGGGGTAGTTGATCCTTCTCAgaagtattatatttttgacttctttgattCGAAGGCTAATTTGAATTTAGtattttgatggtcaaatttattttttcactaaATTTGTTGTAAAATTTATCATAGATGTCCTTTTTTTACAgatacataaaataaattacaatatattcacaacaaatatattttttaaaattattttttctcttttttcatttGCACTTCTTTCATTTCATTTCTCATATATTTTACACTAAAGAAGGAAAGGAAAAAATGGAATAAGgataagaaactcaaataatgataattaaaaaagtaaaaaagaaaaaatcatgtGTGAGAATTGAGAAGATCatatattgaatttttttaattaaatataaaatataaatttaaaaatattttttcacttcCATTAGATGAAAATGTTTTATGTGAGTCACTTCTATAACGACATGAATATATGTGAGGCACTTCTATAACGACATGAATATATGTGAGCCATTTTTGTACAAGTAATAGTAAGAGTATATGCAAATCACTTTTGTAACAAGTGTATATCAACTCTAAATAATAACGTTGAGAGctatatcaaatatttttcccaAGAAAGTATTTTAACAAATATTTAAGTTTTGTTTTTTACAAAATTCATTTTCAATCAAACACCATTACACTAATGGATAGAAACTTTAGTTTTCTTTAGGAGGTAAGACTATAGAAATCACATTTATTTCTCTATGTTTGGTTGTACATAGTGTTTCTCTCTTCATCCAACGATAATATTTCCAACCAGCGACCACTCATTTTTTCCGACCAACGACCACCGGAGGACACCACAGGTAAGTTGACAGCACCTCTCTCTCCTTTTCTTTGTCTCTCCCTTTGTCTCTCTCGCTACCCCTTTCTCTCCCTCTCCTTTTCCTCAGCAACTTAGtttctctctcttcctctcctcTCCTCCTTTTACTGCTTTCCACAACCATTGTAGGTCCGTACCACCATATTAGGGTTTGGGAGGTTTCTCTCCTCCCCCTtgccttttcttttcattttcctttttttaggTTTTCTTTCGGTACCGCATTGTAGGAGAAGGCGAGTAGTAGTCGCGACGAACAGTAATTTCGGTGAATAGTAACTCCGGTGAACAGTGCTCCGGTGAACAGTACTCCGGCATGTTTCCGACAGAGAACAACATTTCCTGACTTTTCgacttataaattttatttgtcaGCCttattaaatatctattttgctGTTTATAGACTATTGTTAACTTGTGCTTTAGTAGCGATCCTTTTTTTGGTCTTAGGCTAACCTTTCACTAGCGTACATTTGCCTTATTGGCTTTGGTGAgggatggtagactagggtcatatttttGGTTGGGATCGGGGGCTAGGGTTGGGGGCTAAGGGGGGGTGAGAGAGCTTCTAGATTGAGAGTACGGTCTTGGAATATTGGGACTTTATCGGGTAAGTCCATAGAattagttaagattcttaagaagaggaagatttaTAACTTGCGTCCAGGAGACTAAATGGGTAGGACCTAAAGATAAGGAGGTGGATGGGTACATGCTTTGTTTCTCGGGATGGTCGaggtataggaatggggtagagATCGTAATATATAGTGATCTTGCAGATCAGGTTGTAGAGGTTAGGAGGATCAATGATAGAATGATGACGATTAAGTTAGTCGTTGGAAGATTCACCCTAAACATTATTAGTGCCTATGCTCCACAAGTGGGCTTGGACGAGGAGGTAAAAATGTGCTTTTGGGAGGACTTGGATGAAGTGGTGGTAAGTATATCGTCTATTGAGAAGCTATTCATAGGTgaagatttcaatgggcacattgggTCTATTTCGAGGGGCTATGATGAGGTGCATGGAGGATTTGGCTTTGGGGACAGGAATGGTGGAGGAGTCTCACTCCTGGATTTCGCAAAAGCTTTTGGATTGGTAATAGTCAACTCGAGTTTTCCGAAGAAAGAGGAGCACTTGGTAACCTTTTATAGCTCGATGGCTGCGACACAAATAGACTATTTTCTTCTTAGAAAAGATGATAAAGGCCTTTGTAAGGACTGCAAGATCATTTCGAGTGAGAATCTTACGACCCAACGTAAGCTATTTgtgatggatttggagataagaaggaagaagaagtaGAAGGGCGTAGACGATCGACCGAGGATTATCTGGGGGAGGTTGACTCTGCCTAatgccctagagatgggagagaagttgATGGCTATGGGAGCGTGGGATGGTAGTGGGGATGTGAgtagtatgtgggataggacgaccAGTTGCATTAAGGAAGCAGCTAGAGAGGTATTGGGGGTTTCACAAGGCCGCTGTGGTGGGCACCGAAGGGATTGGTGGTGGAAAGGAGAAGTTGAAGATAAGGTAGAAGTAAAGAAAAAGTATAAGGTGGCGAAAAATGAGGCAAAGTTGGCAGTCTCGATGGCTAAAACGAtagcttttgaatgcctttatgcaGTACTAGAGGACAGAGGTGAGGATAAGAATCTATTTAAGCTCGCTAAGGCGAAAGAGAGGAAGGAACGCGatttggatcaagtgaagtgcatcaaGGATGAGGATGGCCAAGTGTTGGTATAGGAAACCCGCATTAGacagagatgacagtcatactttcatgaactcttgaatgaagGATGGGACAGAGACATTGTGTTGAGAGACTTGGAGCATTCGGATAGGCTTCACAACTCTAGATATTGTAGGAGTataaaggttgaggaggttaagggagctgttcgtaggatgcacAAGGGAAGAGAGACCGGACCTAACGAGATTGCTGgggaattttgaaagaataCAGATAGGGTAGGATTGGAGTCATGTCATTCTCAAGATAGCGAAGATGCCGaaagaatggaggtggagtacaatgaTTCCtgtgtacaagaacaagggagacattcaaagctgcaacaactataaaggtatcaagctgctaagtcactctatgaaagtgtgggaaagggtgATGGAAATGAGAGTGAGGAGAgatgtgtctatttcagagaaccagtttgaaTTCATACCGGACCGCTCAACTACGGAAGAAATTCATATTGTAAGGAGATTGGTGGAGTAGTATAGGGAGCGGAAGAAGGACTTGCACATGGTAGTCATTgacttagaaaaggcctacgataaagtgTCAAAAGAGGTCTtatggagatgcttggaggctaaaggtgtgtCTGTAGTGTACATTAGAGAgataaaggacatgtataaTGGAGCTAAGACCAGTGTAAGGAATGTAGGAGGAGATTCGGAGCACTTTTCTGTTAAGATGGGGTTGCATCAGGGATCAACTCTTAGCCCGTTTCTATTCACCTTGGTGATGAATGAATTGACGCGACGaatacaaggtgaggtgccttggtATATGTTGTTCgcagatgacatagtcctgatcgacgAGACTCGCAATGGAGTTAACAATAAGCTGGAGGGATGGAGACAAATGTTGGAGTCtaaggatttaaattgagtaggaccaagacagaatacttgaAATGCAGGTTCAGTGGCCTACCGAGTGAGACTGACGaggaagtgaggcttggtacccaagccatccaaaagaaaggaagtttcaagtatcttgggtctacaGGAAGATAGGGATATCGACGACGATATTTCACATCGTATTGgtcagggtggatgaaatggaggctagcCTCCGGAGTGTTGTTGATAAGAAAGTGTCACTTAAACTTAAAGGCGAGTTCTTGCAGATCTATCTAGTCTACTTAGTAATAGTTCATACTGTACTTTAAACCGTTgctcttcatatttttttaggaTCTTACTCTAGAGTCATAGTAAaacttaatatatattttttagtgtatgtatattattttaattttgtattaaaatttactttTAGATCTCAAGTTTTAATAATCGGATCTCATTAGGGGAAGCTCATATCTAAGTGTGGGGCCTACTTGTCTGGATAAGAACATCATAACTACCTCAAAGACATAAACAACGAAATACTAGTGCTtttttcgttttaatttatatgacatgattttttaaaatttatttcaagaaaatgtcatatttttataaatagaaattacttaattctaaaaattttcttttattcttatAAAATCATTTATAAGTAGATAAatatctaaaatttattttcaaccataaaaaataatctagattttatatcaaatcaaatattgGAATCGAAGGAatactattttttaattaagGTTCCTTCAACTGCGGAAAAGCCTTGAGATTTGAACTCTTATAAGTAGACAAACCAAAATACGATAAGATAAGTGGCTTGACAGATATATAGAATTTTGTTCCATCGACATGGTATTGGCTGCTCTTGCGCTGCAACAACGTTTAGTTCTATtagctcatttttatttattcattatattaaaatatttatttatttaattttaaaataaatattttaaataattaatcttgATCAGTATATATATCTGTGAAAATGTATGTGTAGTCAAAAATGAAACGCCCATCAAATTGGATCAAGTTATACTTGCTTAAGTTGACTCAATAGTAATATGACCAGCTAAGCTTTATTTGGCCATTCTTTATCAATCTGATCCTAATTTatccttattattaattatagtcattttttaatagattttttaaaatattaaatttattatatttaaagaatGACATAATAagattgtcattttatttattactaaaAAGGTCAAAAGGATCTTCCTTGTTcaagaaataaatgaaaaattttCAATAGAAATAAGCTAATTGATTTAGTATATTTAACTTGAAACCATTAAATTCTACCGGATGACCTAAGAAAATATCAgtcttattttaaaatttattcttTGATATCTATAGTTTACctatatattaaaaaagaattGAATCTCTTCTAATTTTTTGACAATTCTAACTCATTTGATGTCTATATGTGTCGGATGGAGTTTAATatgtaattatataaataattattgcattttttttataagatagaagaataaatattttgtttttagaACCTTTTCTATTCAAATAACAAAAACATGGAAccaaattaaatatttcaaaaatgaaaTAAGTGGCAATGCCAACATTTGTATCTATTGTCTTttgttatgtatttattttccCTTTCCccttttttcccttttattcTCTTCTTCCCGTCTTTTTTCTAGTCAATCTCCTTTTCATGTGTCAAGActcgaatccgggtgtgatgacactcatctctattcaccgagacaagtcagcctaatacccaacagaaagtagatgcggaaaaaaaagaaataaatcaaaatttaacttaaccgaaaacacataaaacaaactcaaaatcccccaagattgattgtcacgtgtacaaaccactaatacattaccgaagtacaaaagaaaatacagtcacaatgtctttgtctctagaataggactaaaacatattaaagagtaagaggtgtccgctagatgaatGTAACAGCTatctcaacactcgagatgatagcctcagatgtaTTATAAAAAGCGAGGAGATCAACAAgatccgggctcacaacctacacaagtgtagaagcaaggggtgagtaccaaacaacacggtactcagcaagtggataactaaaactaagtaAAGCtcgatagatacaagtactcctgtcatcccGACCGAACCTCCtgaactacaacctgcataaaaccagcccaactctacactctacataataataacaatacagtccacgaatattcATCGGTAGTcttatcaagtgaatcatatcaagtcaaattcaacatatacagagAAATAaatggtaaacacgaattcacaaatatcaacaaaatgcgatgcaatgcaatgaaatgatgcatgtctgtcctatcggtacacatccgctgaattacaatACGGAATCCATGGGGGGCATTTTTGTCCATgttacctgccacggagcgtgtggtccgacccctttgtttcataatacttgccacggagcgtgtggcccgacccattttatttcatatcattttcagtctcaacacaatatgtcagaaccaat
This region of Solanum dulcamara chromosome 9, daSolDulc1.2, whole genome shotgun sequence genomic DNA includes:
- the LOC129903552 gene encoding uncharacterized protein LOC129903552, whose translation is MTIKLVVGRFTLNIISAYAPQVGLDEEVKMCFWEDLDEVVVSISSIEKLFIGEDFNGHIGSISRGYDEVHGGFGFGDRNGGGVSLLDFAKAFGLVIVNSSFPKKEEHLVTFYSSMAATQIDYFLLRKDDKGLCKDCKIISSENLTTQRKLFVMDLEIRRKKK